A genomic stretch from Nocardia wallacei includes:
- the add gene encoding adenosine deaminase has product MSSDLAAFVRGLPKAELHLHLEGTLEPELKFRLARRNGIELPERTVDEVRQTYDFHDLTSFLQVYYPAMRVLQRAPDFHDLAYEYLLRAHAQGVRHVEMFFDPQAHTGRGVSFDTVIGGYRSAIVRAQREVGISAELILCFLRDHSAEYAMATLLEALPYRGWIIGVGLDSDERGNPPSKFAAVFERARHEGFQLTMHCDIDQQNSLEHIRQALEDIAVDRIDHGTNIVEDERLVEFAKSRGIAFTCCPVSNSFVTAQMKSAEITGLLERGVTVTVNSDDPAYFGAYAAENYTALADQAGLDSGQLAELARNSFRASWITPARRERYLAEIDEYVDRHRADRAT; this is encoded by the coding sequence ATGTCGAGCGACCTCGCCGCCTTCGTGCGCGGACTGCCCAAGGCCGAACTGCACCTGCACCTCGAGGGCACGCTGGAGCCGGAGCTGAAATTCCGGCTGGCCCGTCGCAACGGTATCGAGCTGCCGGAACGCACGGTGGACGAGGTGAGACAGACCTACGACTTCCACGACCTGACGTCCTTCCTGCAGGTCTACTACCCGGCCATGCGGGTGCTCCAGCGGGCTCCGGACTTCCACGACCTCGCCTACGAATACCTGCTCCGGGCCCACGCCCAGGGCGTGCGGCACGTCGAGATGTTCTTCGACCCGCAGGCCCACACCGGCCGCGGCGTCTCCTTCGACACGGTGATCGGCGGATACCGCTCGGCGATCGTGCGGGCGCAGCGCGAGGTCGGCATCTCGGCCGAGCTGATCCTGTGTTTCCTGCGCGACCACTCCGCCGAATACGCCATGGCCACCTTGCTGGAGGCGCTGCCGTACCGGGGTTGGATCATCGGCGTGGGCCTGGATTCCGACGAGCGCGGCAACCCGCCGAGCAAATTCGCCGCCGTCTTCGAGCGCGCCCGGCACGAGGGCTTCCAGCTCACCATGCACTGCGACATCGATCAGCAGAACTCCCTCGAGCACATCCGCCAGGCCCTCGAGGACATCGCCGTAGACCGTATCGACCACGGCACCAACATCGTCGAGGACGAGCGCCTGGTGGAGTTCGCGAAGTCCAGGGGCATCGCCTTCACCTGCTGCCCGGTCTCCAACTCGTTCGTCACCGCGCAGATGAAATCGGCCGAGATCACCGGACTGCTCGAGCGCGGCGTGACCGTCACGGTGAACAGCGACGACCCCGCCTATTTCGGGGCGTACGCCGCCGAGAACTACACGGCCCTGGCCGACCAGGCCGGGCTGGACTCCGGGCAACTGGCCGAGCTGGCCCGAAACTCCTTCCGCGCCTCCTGGATCACGCCGGCGCGGCGCGAGCGGTATCTCGCCGAGATCGACGAGTACGTCGACCGCCACCGGGCCGATCGCGCGACTTGA
- a CDS encoding hydrogenase maturation protein, with amino-acid sequence MRILLVASAFNSLTQRVHTELREHGHRVGVELALGDDLLRARVSHFQPDLILAPMLTSAIPEDIWTRYPVLIVHPGPKGDRGPSSLDWAIREGATEWGVTVLQAVAEMDAGPIWASEPFPVAVCGKSELYRNEVADAALRAVLLAVERFADSGFMPEPLDYSRPDVRGQLRPYHAQEYRRIDWSADDTATVLRRLRAADSQPGVLDELFGRQYFLHGGHNEDRLRGFPGSVIATRDGAICRATVDGAVWLPQLRPRRTPDGPATFKRPAVDELGPELLAGVPEVPVTPFEAATRDTWSELRYREHGEVGYLEFAFAGGAMSTDQCRRLLAAYRQAAQRPVAVLVLGPPRDFFSNGIHLNVIEAADDPAEESWHNINAMNDLVEAILTTTDKLVISALAGNAAAGGVMLALAADEVWCRESVVLNPHYRLMGLHGSEYWTYTLPRRVGTEMADRLTRETLPVGARRAAALGLADRVVPGSAEEFRAWVRGQAEALAAAPELADRLVAKKQRRAADEAAKPLSAYRDYELAQMRQNFYGENEPYHRLRRNFVHKVRPQVTPTHLLA; translated from the coding sequence GTGCGCATCCTGCTGGTCGCCAGCGCATTCAACAGTCTCACGCAGCGGGTGCACACCGAGCTGCGTGAACACGGGCACCGGGTAGGTGTCGAACTGGCGCTAGGCGACGACCTGCTGCGTGCGCGGGTGAGTCATTTTCAACCGGATCTGATCCTGGCGCCGATGCTCACCTCGGCGATTCCCGAGGACATCTGGACCCGCTACCCGGTGCTGATCGTGCATCCGGGTCCCAAGGGCGACCGTGGACCGTCCTCGCTGGACTGGGCCATCCGGGAGGGCGCGACGGAGTGGGGCGTCACCGTGTTGCAGGCGGTGGCCGAGATGGACGCGGGGCCGATCTGGGCCAGCGAGCCCTTCCCGGTCGCGGTGTGCGGCAAGAGCGAGCTGTATCGCAACGAGGTCGCCGACGCGGCCCTGCGCGCGGTGCTGCTCGCCGTCGAGCGCTTCGCCGACAGCGGGTTCATGCCCGAACCGCTCGACTACAGCCGTCCCGACGTGCGCGGGCAGCTGCGGCCCTATCACGCCCAGGAGTACCGCCGCATCGACTGGTCGGCCGACGACACCGCCACCGTGCTGCGGCGGCTGCGGGCCGCCGACTCCCAGCCGGGCGTGCTGGACGAGCTGTTCGGGCGGCAGTATTTCCTCCACGGCGGGCACAACGAGGATCGGCTGCGCGGCTTCCCCGGCTCGGTGATCGCCACTCGCGACGGCGCGATCTGCCGGGCCACCGTCGACGGCGCGGTGTGGCTGCCGCAATTGCGGCCGCGGCGGACGCCCGACGGACCGGCCACGTTCAAGCGGCCCGCGGTCGACGAGCTGGGACCCGAACTGCTCGCCGGGGTTCCGGAGGTTCCGGTGACGCCGTTCGAGGCGGCCACCCGCGACACCTGGTCGGAACTGCGGTATCGCGAGCACGGCGAGGTCGGCTATCTGGAATTCGCCTTCGCGGGTGGCGCGATGAGCACCGACCAGTGCCGCCGGCTGCTGGCCGCCTATCGTCAGGCCGCGCAACGGCCGGTGGCCGTGCTGGTGCTCGGGCCGCCGCGGGACTTCTTCTCCAACGGCATCCACCTCAATGTCATCGAGGCGGCGGACGATCCGGCCGAGGAGTCCTGGCACAACATCAACGCGATGAACGACCTGGTCGAGGCGATCCTGACCACCACGGACAAGCTGGTCATCTCGGCCTTGGCGGGAAATGCCGCCGCCGGTGGGGTGATGCTGGCGCTGGCCGCCGACGAGGTGTGGTGCCGCGAATCGGTGGTGCTCAATCCGCATTACCGGCTGATGGGCCTGCACGGGTCGGAGTACTGGACCTACACGCTGCCGCGGCGGGTCGGCACCGAGATGGCCGACCGGCTCACCCGCGAGACGCTGCCGGTCGGCGCTCGGCGCGCGGCGGCACTCGGCCTGGCGGACCGGGTGGTCCCGGGCAGTGCCGAGGAGTTCCGGGCGTGGGTGCGCGGGCAGGCCGAGGCGCTGGCCGCGGCGCCCGAACTGGCCGACCGGTTGGTCGCGAAGAAGCAGCGCCGCGCCGCGGACGAGGCCGCCAAGCCGCTGTCTGCCTACCGGGATTACGAACTGGCGCAAATGCGCCAGAACTTCTACGGCGAGAACGAGCCGTACCACCGGCTACGCCGAAACTTCGTGCACAAGGTACGTCCGCAAGTGACCCCGACCCACCTACTAGCGTGA
- a CDS encoding DNA-directed RNA polymerase subunit beta produces the protein MAVSNQTIPGAPKRVSFAKVREPLEVPDLLDVQKESFGWLIGAPAWRARAAARGASPVSGLAEVLEEISPIEDFAETMSLSLSDPRFEEVKAPVEECKDKDMTYAAPLFVTAEFINNNTGEIKSQTVFMGDFPMMTEMGTFVINGTERVIVSQLVRSPGVYFDRTTDKATDKDLHAVRVIPSRGAWLEFDIDKRETVGVRIDRKRRQPVSVLLKALGWTSERIAERFGFSGIMMTSLEKDNTAGTDEALLDVYRKLRPGEPPTKESAQALLENLFFKEKRYDLARVGRYKINKKLGIHPGEAEGPRVLTEEDIVTMIEYLLRLHAGDKTMTAPGGIEVPVEVDDIDHFGNRRLRTVGELIQNQFRVGLSRMERVVRERMTTQDVEAITPQTLMNIRPVVAGMKEFFGTSQMSNFLDHRNPLASLTQKRRVSALGPGGLSRERAGLDVRDVHYSHYGRMCPIETPEGPNIGLIGYLSVYARVNPFGFIETPYRKVVDGKVTDEVVYLTADQEDLHVVAQANEPLDAEGRFVERRIPVRRKNSEVELVGVDEVDYMDVSPRQMVSVATAMIPFLEHDDANRALMGANMQKQAVPLIRTESPLVGTGMELRAAVDAGDMVVNEKAGVVEEVSADYITVMHDDGTRRSYRMRKFSRSNQGTCANQRPIVDEGQRVEQGQVLADGPSTENGEMALGKNLLVAVMPWEGHNYEDAIILSQRVVEDDVLTSIHIEEHEIDARDTKLGAEEITRDIPNVSDEVLADLDERGIVRIGAEVRDGDILVGKVTPKGETELTPEERLLRAIFGEKAREVRDTSLKVPHGESGKVIGIRVFSREDDDDLPPGVNELVRVYVAQKRKIQDGDKLAGRHGNKGVIGKILPKEDMPFLPDGTPVDIILNTHGVPRRMNIGQILETHLGWIGKAGWNIQLTDGTRPDWAQRLPEELLSADPDTNIATPVFDGAREEELAGLLGSTLPNRDGEVMVGADGKATLFDGRSGEPFPYPVAVGYMYILKLHHLVDDKIHARSTGPYSMITQQPLGGKAQFGGQRFGEMECWAMQAYGAAYTLQELLTIKSDDIVGRVKVYEAIVKGENIPEPGVPESFKVLLKELQSLCLNVEVLSAGTTIELQQSDDEVDRTAANLGITLSRNESPTVDDLTG, from the coding sequence TTGGCAGTCTCGAATCAGACCATTCCCGGCGCACCGAAGCGTGTCTCTTTCGCGAAAGTCCGTGAGCCACTGGAGGTCCCGGATCTCCTGGACGTGCAGAAGGAGTCGTTCGGCTGGCTCATCGGCGCGCCCGCCTGGCGGGCCCGTGCGGCCGCGCGCGGCGCCTCGCCGGTCAGCGGATTGGCGGAGGTACTCGAGGAGATCAGCCCCATCGAGGACTTCGCCGAAACGATGTCGCTGTCGCTGTCCGATCCCCGCTTCGAGGAGGTCAAGGCCCCGGTCGAGGAGTGCAAGGACAAGGATATGACCTACGCGGCGCCGTTGTTCGTCACCGCGGAGTTCATCAACAACAACACCGGTGAGATCAAATCTCAGACGGTCTTCATGGGCGATTTTCCGATGATGACCGAAATGGGCACTTTCGTCATCAACGGCACCGAGCGCGTGATCGTCTCGCAGCTGGTGCGCTCGCCGGGCGTCTACTTCGATCGCACCACCGACAAGGCGACCGACAAGGACCTGCACGCCGTGCGGGTCATCCCGTCGCGCGGCGCGTGGCTGGAATTCGACATCGACAAGCGCGAAACCGTCGGCGTGCGCATCGATCGCAAGCGCCGGCAGCCCGTGTCGGTACTGCTCAAGGCGCTCGGCTGGACCAGCGAGCGGATCGCCGAGCGCTTCGGCTTCTCCGGGATCATGATGACGTCCCTGGAGAAGGACAACACGGCGGGCACGGACGAGGCGCTGCTGGACGTGTACCGCAAGCTGCGGCCGGGCGAGCCGCCGACGAAGGAATCGGCGCAGGCCCTGCTGGAGAACCTGTTCTTCAAGGAGAAGCGCTACGACCTGGCTCGCGTCGGCCGATACAAGATCAACAAGAAGCTCGGTATCCACCCCGGCGAGGCCGAGGGCCCGCGGGTGCTCACCGAGGAAGACATCGTCACCATGATCGAATATCTGCTGCGCCTGCACGCGGGTGACAAGACGATGACCGCCCCCGGGGGTATCGAGGTTCCGGTCGAGGTGGACGACATCGACCACTTCGGCAACCGCCGTCTGCGCACCGTGGGCGAGCTGATCCAGAATCAGTTCCGCGTGGGCCTGTCGCGCATGGAGCGGGTGGTGCGCGAGCGCATGACCACGCAGGACGTCGAGGCGATCACGCCGCAGACGTTGATGAACATCCGGCCCGTGGTGGCGGGGATGAAGGAGTTCTTCGGCACTTCGCAGATGTCGAATTTCCTCGACCACCGCAATCCGCTGGCGAGCCTGACACAGAAGCGCCGGGTGTCGGCGCTCGGTCCGGGCGGCCTGAGCCGCGAACGCGCCGGTCTGGACGTGCGCGACGTGCACTACAGCCACTACGGCCGCATGTGCCCGATCGAGACGCCGGAAGGCCCGAATATCGGCCTGATCGGCTATCTGTCGGTGTACGCACGGGTGAATCCGTTCGGTTTCATCGAGACGCCGTACCGAAAAGTGGTGGACGGCAAGGTGACCGACGAGGTGGTCTACCTGACCGCCGACCAGGAAGACCTGCATGTGGTGGCGCAGGCGAACGAGCCGCTCGATGCCGAGGGTCGATTCGTGGAGCGGCGTATTCCGGTGCGCCGCAAGAACTCCGAGGTCGAGCTTGTCGGTGTCGACGAGGTCGACTACATGGATGTGTCACCGCGCCAGATGGTCTCGGTGGCGACCGCGATGATTCCGTTCCTCGAGCACGACGATGCCAACCGTGCCCTGATGGGCGCGAACATGCAGAAGCAGGCCGTGCCGCTGATCCGTACCGAGTCGCCTCTGGTGGGCACCGGTATGGAGTTGCGCGCGGCGGTGGATGCCGGTGACATGGTCGTGAATGAGAAAGCCGGTGTGGTCGAGGAGGTTTCGGCCGATTACATCACCGTCATGCACGACGACGGCACGCGCCGTAGCTACCGCATGCGGAAGTTCTCGCGGTCGAATCAGGGCACGTGCGCCAACCAGCGTCCGATCGTGGACGAGGGCCAGCGGGTCGAGCAGGGCCAGGTGCTGGCCGACGGTCCGTCCACCGAGAACGGTGAGATGGCCTTGGGTAAGAACCTTCTGGTGGCTGTGATGCCGTGGGAGGGGCACAACTACGAGGACGCGATCATCCTGTCGCAGCGCGTGGTGGAGGACGATGTGCTGACCTCGATTCATATCGAGGAGCACGAGATCGACGCCCGTGACACCAAGCTGGGTGCCGAGGAGATCACCCGCGACATCCCGAACGTCTCCGACGAGGTCCTCGCCGACCTCGACGAGCGGGGCATCGTGCGCATCGGTGCGGAGGTGCGTGATGGTGACATCCTCGTCGGCAAGGTCACGCCGAAGGGCGAGACCGAGCTGACGCCCGAGGAGCGCCTGCTGCGGGCGATCTTCGGTGAGAAGGCGCGCGAGGTCCGTGATACGTCGCTGAAGGTGCCGCACGGCGAGTCCGGCAAGGTGATCGGTATCCGGGTGTTCTCCCGCGAGGACGACGACGACCTGCCTCCGGGTGTGAATGAGCTGGTGCGTGTGTATGTGGCGCAGAAGCGCAAGATCCAGGACGGTGACAAGCTCGCGGGTCGTCACGGCAACAAGGGCGTCATCGGGAAAATCCTGCCGAAGGAGGACATGCCGTTCCTTCCGGACGGCACCCCGGTCGACATCATCCTGAACACCCACGGTGTGCCGCGTCGTATGAACATCGGCCAGATCCTGGAAACCCACCTCGGCTGGATCGGCAAGGCGGGCTGGAACATTCAGCTCACCGACGGCACACGGCCCGATTGGGCGCAACGCCTGCCGGAGGAATTGCTGTCCGCCGACCCGGACACCAATATCGCCACCCCGGTATTCGACGGCGCCCGCGAGGAAGAACTGGCCGGGCTGCTCGGTTCCACGCTGCCCAACCGCGACGGTGAGGTCATGGTCGGGGCGGATGGTAAGGCGACGTTGTTCGACGGTCGTTCGGGTGAGCCGTTCCCGTATCCGGTGGCGGTGGGCTACATGTACATCTTGAAGCTGCATCACTTGGTGGACGACAAGATTCACGCGCGGTCGACGGGTCCGTACTCGATGATCACCCAGCAGCCGTTGGGTGGTAAGGCGCAGTTCGGTGGTCAGCGCTTCGGTGAGATGGAGTGCTGGGCCATGCAGGCCTACGGCGCCGCCTACACCCTGCAGGAACTGCTGACGATCAAATCCGACGACATCGTCGGCCGCGTCAAGGTCTACGAGGCGATCGTCAAGGGCGAGAACATCCCCGAGCCCGGCGTCCCCGAATCCTTCAAGGTCCTCCTCAAGGAACTGCAATCCCTCTGCCTCAACGTAGAGGTCCTCTCCGCCGGCACCACCATCGAACTCCAGCAAAGCGACGACGAGGTAGACCGCACCGCCGCCAACCTCGGAATAACCCTCTCCCGCAACGAATCCCCCACAGTGGACGACTTGACGGGGTAA
- a CDS encoding helix-turn-helix domain-containing protein, whose product MISDDEASTLALRQLGRFLREAREGRGLSLSRASQLVALSKTALQRLETGGVKKFKIIDIRSLCELYEVGPGDTARTLELAKQAQVKSWYTAFSGLYSDPTFNMYVGLEASAQHIITYHEIVPGLMQTPDYAKALIGSYYSSGEDVERRVELRMKRQRIVTRKADPVRLEVLLHESAIHRLIGSPRIMAGQLRQVAELSKRPNVSVRMAPFSAGCTWGLVHGPFTIIDFGRDANGRPVEPPVVYCEGGGKADLYLEHDDDVRRYHGIATAIRSTALDEPGTRDLLRRTARSYAA is encoded by the coding sequence ATGATCAGCGACGATGAAGCATCGACACTCGCCTTACGACAACTCGGGCGGTTTCTCCGTGAAGCACGAGAGGGCCGCGGCCTGTCTTTGTCCCGAGCCTCGCAACTGGTCGCACTGAGTAAAACCGCGCTACAACGCCTGGAGACGGGCGGGGTGAAAAAGTTCAAGATCATCGACATACGATCGCTGTGCGAACTGTACGAAGTCGGCCCTGGCGACACCGCGCGCACACTCGAGCTGGCGAAGCAAGCCCAGGTCAAGAGCTGGTACACCGCATTCAGCGGTCTGTACAGTGATCCCACTTTCAACATGTACGTCGGCCTGGAAGCGTCTGCACAGCACATCATTACGTACCACGAGATCGTGCCGGGGCTGATGCAAACGCCCGACTACGCGAAGGCGTTGATAGGCAGCTATTACAGCAGCGGCGAGGACGTCGAGAGGCGGGTAGAGCTGCGTATGAAGCGTCAGAGAATCGTGACGCGAAAGGCCGATCCCGTTCGGTTGGAGGTGCTGTTGCACGAATCAGCGATCCATCGCCTGATCGGCAGCCCACGAATCATGGCCGGGCAGCTGCGGCAGGTCGCCGAACTCAGCAAGCGACCGAACGTTTCCGTACGGATGGCTCCATTCTCTGCCGGCTGCACTTGGGGGCTTGTACACGGGCCGTTCACCATTATCGATTTCGGCAGAGACGCGAACGGTCGCCCGGTGGAGCCACCGGTCGTCTATTGCGAGGGCGGCGGTAAGGCCGACTTGTACTTGGAACACGACGACGACGTCCGGCGCTACCATGGCATTGCCACAGCCATACGAAGCACGGCCTTGGATGAGCCAGGGACGCGGGATCTGCTCCGACGGACAGCTAGGAGTTACGCGGCATGA
- a CDS encoding DUF397 domain-containing protein: MTRNPLAVNWFKSSHSGGQTECVEVAWLPNGDVGVRDSKNPSGPALAFTPSEWDAFTAAIRDAQHEGA, from the coding sequence ATGACCAGGAACCCACTCGCAGTCAACTGGTTCAAGAGCAGCCATAGCGGCGGCCAGACAGAGTGTGTCGAGGTCGCTTGGCTACCGAACGGTGATGTAGGAGTTCGAGATTCGAAAAACCCCTCCGGCCCCGCACTGGCCTTCACGCCTAGCGAGTGGGATGCATTCACCGCTGCGATTCGCGACGCCCAGCACGAGGGTGCATAG
- a CDS encoding DUF397 domain-containing protein: MQANLSHAGWFKSSFSASGSQCLEVAWLPEGNVGVRDSKNPTGPVLTFTPGEWDAFAQEVHDGRF; this comes from the coding sequence GTGCAGGCGAACCTGTCCCACGCGGGCTGGTTCAAAAGCAGCTTCAGCGCCAGCGGCTCCCAGTGCCTCGAGGTCGCTTGGCTGCCCGAGGGCAATGTCGGCGTTCGAGATTCGAAGAATCCCACTGGCCCCGTGTTGACCTTCACCCCCGGCGAATGGGATGCGTTCGCTCAGGAGGTGCACGACGGGCGGTTCTAG
- a CDS encoding low affinity iron permease family protein encodes MSDNNSRGDHTVLPTQVGDDRSVFDRFATVVADRVSQAWFFTGCALIVVLWAPTILLTDLDTWQLIINTVTTVITFLLVALLQNTQRRADAAVQQKLNAIADGLADLMQAVGTDNPELQQDRRELLAAVGLEYREGAD; translated from the coding sequence ATGTCCGACAACAACTCTCGGGGCGATCACACCGTGCTGCCGACCCAGGTCGGTGACGACCGGTCGGTGTTCGACAGATTCGCGACCGTGGTTGCGGACCGGGTCTCGCAGGCGTGGTTCTTCACCGGCTGCGCGCTGATCGTCGTCCTCTGGGCGCCCACCATCCTGCTGACCGATCTCGACACCTGGCAGCTGATCATCAACACGGTGACGACGGTCATCACCTTCCTGTTGGTCGCCCTGCTGCAGAACACCCAGCGCCGCGCCGACGCCGCCGTCCAGCAGAAACTCAACGCGATAGCCGACGGCCTCGCCGATCTGATGCAGGCCGTCGGCACCGACAACCCCGAACTCCAGCAGGACCGTCGCGAACTCCTCGCCGCCGTCGGCCTGGAGTACCGCGAAGGCGCCGACTGA